A genomic window from Brevibacillus agri includes:
- a CDS encoding glutamate-1-semialdehyde 2,1-aminomutase — translation MKRERSALLHEQAMDVILGGVNSPSRSFKAVGGGAPVTMERAQGAYFWDVDGNRYIDYLAAYGPIITGHAHPHVTKAICEAAANGTLYGTPTPWEVTFANMIREAIPSMERIRFNNSGTESVMTCIRVARAYTGRVKIIKFAGCYHGHSDLVLVAAGSGPSTLGIPDSAGIPQSIANEVITVPFNDIGAFAEAMSKWGSETACVLVEPIVGNFGIVTPEPGFLEEVNRIAHEAGALVVYDEVITAFRFCYGGAQNLLGVTPDLTALGKIIGGGLPIGAYGGRRDIMEQVAPLGPAYQAGTMAGNPASIRAGIACLEVLKQPGVYDEFERLGALLEKGIRDAASKHGVTIQLNRVKGAMAVYFTDEPVRDYDAAQKADGELFARFFRLLLDEGICLAPSKYEAWFITTAHTEDDIRETIAAVDRAFAQLNA, via the coding sequence ATGAAACGTGAACGATCCGCGCTGCTGCACGAACAAGCCATGGATGTCATTCTCGGTGGGGTAAACAGCCCTTCCCGTTCTTTCAAGGCCGTAGGCGGGGGAGCGCCCGTGACGATGGAGCGTGCCCAGGGCGCGTATTTCTGGGACGTGGACGGCAACCGATATATTGACTATTTGGCGGCGTATGGCCCGATCATTACAGGCCACGCCCATCCGCATGTAACCAAAGCGATCTGCGAAGCGGCGGCGAACGGCACGCTGTACGGGACGCCGACTCCGTGGGAAGTAACTTTTGCCAACATGATCCGCGAAGCGATCCCGTCGATGGAGCGCATCCGCTTCAACAACTCCGGTACGGAATCCGTCATGACGTGCATTCGCGTGGCTCGTGCCTACACCGGACGCGTGAAAATCATCAAATTCGCGGGCTGCTACCACGGGCACTCCGATCTCGTGCTCGTCGCGGCAGGCTCTGGACCTTCCACGCTGGGCATCCCGGACAGCGCCGGCATTCCGCAAAGCATCGCCAACGAAGTGATTACCGTTCCGTTCAACGACATCGGCGCGTTTGCCGAAGCGATGAGCAAGTGGGGTAGCGAAACAGCGTGCGTGCTGGTCGAGCCGATCGTCGGCAACTTCGGTATCGTCACGCCGGAGCCAGGCTTTTTGGAAGAAGTAAACCGCATCGCGCACGAAGCAGGTGCGCTCGTTGTGTACGACGAGGTTATTACCGCATTCCGCTTCTGCTACGGCGGGGCGCAAAACTTGCTGGGTGTAACACCTGACCTGACCGCGCTCGGAAAAATCATCGGCGGCGGCTTGCCGATTGGCGCGTATGGCGGACGCCGCGATATTATGGAGCAGGTCGCGCCGCTCGGTCCAGCCTACCAGGCAGGGACAATGGCGGGCAATCCCGCTTCCATCCGCGCCGGAATCGCTTGCCTGGAAGTGCTGAAGCAGCCTGGCGTGTACGATGAGTTCGAGCGACTCGGTGCGCTTTTGGAAAAAGGCATTCGCGACGCGGCGAGCAAGCACGGCGTCACCATTCAGCTCAACCGCGTCAAAGGAGCTATGGCGGTTTACTTTACGGACGAGCCAGTCCGCGACTACGATGCCGCGCAAAAAGCCGATGGCGAGCTGTTCGCCCGCTTCTTCCGCCTCCTTTTGGACGAAGGCATCTGCCTCGCGCCTTCCAAATACGAGGCGTGGTTCATCACCACCGCTCACACGGAGGACGACATCCGGGAAACGATTGCGGCTGTCGACCGCGCCTTCGCCCAGTTGAACGCGTAG
- a CDS encoding zinc metallopeptidase, whose translation MFFHPMDFLILIAFGLSLWAQFRVKGTFNKYAEVPTSSGLTGAEAARRMLDANGLTNVPVEHIPGTLTDHYDPMSRVVRLSDPVYFGNSIASLSVACHEVGHAIQHKVSYPMLVARHRIFPVVNLVSGVAPLLLLAGFFFKMTGLLLIGIIFFSGAVAFQLITLPVEFNASSRAKELMLKMGFIRNEEERGASKVLGAAALTYVAAALISVLELAKYIMIFRSSDD comes from the coding sequence ATGTTTTTTCACCCGATGGATTTTCTGATTCTCATTGCATTCGGACTGTCGCTCTGGGCTCAATTCCGCGTAAAGGGAACCTTTAACAAGTACGCGGAGGTCCCTACTTCCTCCGGCCTTACCGGGGCGGAAGCGGCGCGGCGGATGCTCGATGCAAACGGCTTGACCAACGTTCCGGTCGAACATATTCCGGGCACGCTGACCGACCACTACGATCCGATGTCCCGTGTGGTTCGCCTGTCTGATCCTGTCTACTTCGGCAACTCCATCGCATCGTTGTCCGTTGCTTGTCACGAAGTCGGCCATGCCATCCAGCACAAAGTATCGTATCCGATGCTGGTAGCGCGCCACCGCATTTTCCCGGTGGTCAACCTGGTATCCGGTGTTGCGCCGCTCTTGCTGCTCGCTGGCTTCTTTTTCAAAATGACGGGTCTGCTATTGATCGGGATTATTTTCTTCTCCGGCGCTGTTGCCTTCCAGCTCATCACGCTGCCAGTCGAGTTTAACGCGAGCAGCCGTGCCAAAGAGCTGATGCTGAAAATGGGCTTCATCCGCAACGAGGAAGAACGCGGAGCGAGCAAGGTGCTCGGCGCCGCCGCTCTGACCTACGTGGCAGCCGCTCTGATCTCTGTTCTCGAGCTTGCCAAGTACATCATGATCTTCAGAAGCTCCGACGACTAA
- a CDS encoding pyrroline-5-carboxylate reductase family protein, whose amino-acid sequence MRIGIIGLGSMGQMLVKSFCKSEAIQPENVLVFNRTQAKADKLQAEYGVTVAATAQALCEQAELIFLCTKPLDVLPVLRGLSVAADKHIVSVAAGVSIADVETVHAGPVSKVIPTVTSSELHGVSLLTNSGKVSAEQREHLLTLLSAIGTVQVVTDAEIETATILSSSAPGLIAGILDSFAQAAVRKTPELGIEAARSILVETMLGTALLLKNEQLGFDQLIERVATKGGITEEGLRVLDKTLPGGFDELFAMTSSKHAALKELVQKQVGEHSDEKE is encoded by the coding sequence ATGCGCATCGGGATTATCGGATTAGGAAGTATGGGGCAAATGCTTGTGAAGTCGTTTTGCAAAAGCGAAGCGATCCAGCCGGAAAACGTGCTCGTCTTCAACCGGACGCAAGCAAAGGCAGACAAGCTGCAAGCGGAATACGGCGTGACCGTCGCGGCGACCGCGCAAGCGCTATGCGAGCAGGCGGAGCTGATTTTCCTCTGCACGAAGCCGCTCGACGTCTTGCCTGTTTTACGCGGGCTGTCGGTTGCTGCCGACAAGCATATCGTCTCGGTCGCTGCCGGGGTCAGTATCGCGGATGTGGAAACCGTCCACGCCGGGCCAGTCAGCAAAGTGATTCCGACCGTCACTTCCTCGGAGCTGCACGGGGTATCGCTGCTGACAAACAGCGGCAAAGTGAGCGCCGAACAGCGCGAGCATCTGCTTACTCTGCTGTCTGCCATCGGCACGGTACAGGTGGTTACCGATGCCGAAATCGAGACGGCGACGATTTTGAGCAGCAGTGCGCCGGGACTGATCGCGGGGATTCTCGATTCTTTCGCCCAGGCGGCTGTTCGCAAAACGCCGGAGCTGGGGATTGAGGCAGCCCGCAGCATCCTCGTGGAGACGATGCTGGGAACGGCTTTGCTTTTGAAAAACGAACAGCTTGGCTTCGACCAACTGATCGAGCGCGTCGCTACCAAAGGCGGAATTACCGAGGAAGGGCTGCGCGTCCTCGACAAAACCTTGCCGGGCGGCTTTGACGAGCTGTTTGCCATGACATCGTCCAAGCACGCCGCGCTGAAGGAGCTTGTACAAAAACAGGTCGGAGAACACAGCGACGAAAAGGAGTAA
- a CDS encoding NAD(P)-dependent oxidoreductase, whose product MIVGWIGLGNMGVPMAGNLLAAGYDVSVWNRTPDKAAPLVALGAKQVASLPRLVEECDVLFTMVSDDEAVKAIYTGADGVLSARVSGKLAIDMSTIAPETSRFLAEQAKKAGLRFLDAPVSGSVGPAKEAQLVIMVGGEKADYDEAKPLLDKLGKAAIYLGPNGAGTSAKLAINLLLGITVQGVSETLLFARSLGIETEQMLEIISQSAVGTPLIRGKAASILADDYPAAFALKHMAKDLRLAREAGVSTPLAESAQATYRQALEEGLGELDLMAILRHLQGPSLTK is encoded by the coding sequence ATGATCGTAGGTTGGATTGGCTTGGGCAATATGGGCGTACCGATGGCGGGCAATCTGCTGGCGGCAGGCTATGACGTGAGCGTCTGGAACCGCACCCCGGACAAGGCGGCTCCGCTGGTCGCCCTCGGTGCGAAGCAGGTGGCGTCCCTGCCCCGGCTCGTAGAGGAATGCGACGTACTGTTTACGATGGTCAGCGACGACGAGGCGGTAAAAGCGATCTACACGGGAGCAGACGGCGTGCTGTCCGCGCGTGTATCCGGCAAGCTGGCGATTGACATGAGCACGATTGCGCCGGAGACGTCCCGTTTTCTGGCGGAGCAGGCGAAAAAAGCCGGGCTGCGTTTTCTCGACGCCCCGGTCTCAGGCAGTGTCGGTCCGGCTAAAGAAGCTCAGCTCGTCATCATGGTTGGCGGCGAAAAAGCGGACTACGACGAAGCGAAGCCGCTCTTGGACAAGCTCGGCAAGGCCGCCATTTACCTGGGACCAAACGGCGCAGGCACCTCTGCCAAGCTGGCGATCAATCTCCTGCTCGGCATCACCGTTCAGGGCGTCTCGGAAACGCTGCTGTTCGCCCGCTCGCTCGGGATTGAGACGGAGCAAATGCTGGAGATTATTTCGCAAAGCGCTGTAGGCACTCCGCTGATTCGCGGTAAAGCGGCCTCGATTCTCGCAGACGACTATCCTGCGGCTTTTGCCTTGAAGCATATGGCCAAAGACCTGCGCCTGGCCCGCGAGGCTGGCGTGTCTACGCCGCTGGCGGAATCGGCGCAGGCAACCTATCGTCAAGCGCTGGAGGAAGGGCTGGGCGAGCTGGATCTGATGGCGATTCTGCGTCATCTGCAAGGCCCTTCCCTTACCAAATAG
- a CDS encoding flavodoxin family protein, which yields MADDYDEVTEAVLAHDFLIFATPIYWYGMSGHMKNYVDRWSQSLRDERYAFKESLGQKQAYVIATGGDQPRLKGLPLILQFQYVFSFVEMPYAGYIIGEGNKPGDVLADARAVAEAQQLNAWLKARL from the coding sequence GTGGCAGACGACTACGACGAGGTCACGGAAGCGGTGCTCGCCCATGACTTTTTGATTTTCGCCACGCCGATTTACTGGTACGGCATGTCCGGCCATATGAAAAACTACGTCGATCGCTGGTCGCAAAGTTTGCGCGACGAACGCTATGCGTTCAAGGAATCGCTCGGACAAAAACAAGCCTACGTCATCGCGACGGGCGGCGACCAGCCGCGGCTGAAAGGGCTGCCGCTGATTCTGCAGTTCCAGTACGTCTTTTCCTTTGTCGAGATGCCATATGCGGGCTACATCATTGGTGAAGGCAACAAGCCGGGGGATGTGCTCGCAGACGCGCGGGCCGTGGCCGAGGCCCAACAACTCAACGCATGGCTGAAGGCCAGGCTGTAG
- a CDS encoding MFS transporter, translating to MWHRRFVCLWAGQTLANLGDVFYIVAFISVIYAASGSVMYTAFVPVVILSAQSVSGLTAPLFFRRWTLSRMLVLSQALKTALLAAAAVCVDRETGTQWLWLLYSLGAMIAFMDGWANPARNALVPQLVLRQELMRANGLLATSDQTVHFAGWAAGGLLVAWLGASTVLWGTVAAYVLATLAMLGVKPKLANAEGEAGLRVSPQQPQGDWLTGWKTIRNVPLLRQLVALDVVMGIAGAVWIAAILLPYVLEVLGQGEEWWGYINAGYLLGSIIGGTLLLKYAGRMNRQLPRWLVAGVSGSALMTLLFGSTPYPLAALLFSFALGPFLEIALVSKQTILQQETEQAALPYVLSAKGTLDALVFGLSSLVMGALAQWLGTRAVYLLSGLLLAVAVGLAWRLWQKWPAHAGEQEQGQTF from the coding sequence GTGTGGCATAGACGATTCGTTTGCCTCTGGGCGGGTCAGACATTGGCCAATCTGGGGGATGTTTTTTACATTGTGGCGTTCATTTCGGTCATCTACGCGGCGTCCGGCTCGGTGATGTACACGGCGTTTGTGCCCGTAGTGATTTTGTCGGCGCAGTCTGTCAGCGGCTTGACCGCGCCGCTCTTTTTTCGCAGATGGACGCTTTCGCGCATGCTCGTCTTGTCGCAAGCGCTGAAAACGGCATTGCTTGCGGCAGCGGCTGTTTGCGTGGACAGGGAGACGGGGACGCAATGGCTCTGGCTGCTCTACAGTCTCGGGGCGATGATCGCCTTCATGGACGGCTGGGCAAACCCGGCGCGCAATGCGCTGGTGCCGCAGCTTGTGCTCCGCCAAGAGCTGATGCGAGCAAACGGCCTGCTCGCGACTTCCGATCAGACGGTTCATTTTGCCGGATGGGCGGCAGGGGGCTTGCTCGTGGCCTGGCTGGGAGCGAGCACCGTTCTCTGGGGCACAGTGGCCGCCTACGTCTTGGCAACGCTCGCCATGCTGGGAGTCAAGCCCAAGCTGGCTAATGCCGAAGGCGAAGCGGGCTTGCGTGTCTCTCCCCAGCAGCCGCAGGGAGATTGGCTTACGGGCTGGAAAACGATCCGCAATGTGCCGCTACTGCGGCAACTGGTGGCGCTGGATGTCGTCATGGGCATCGCGGGCGCAGTCTGGATCGCGGCGATTTTGTTGCCTTATGTCCTGGAAGTGCTGGGGCAGGGCGAAGAGTGGTGGGGATACATCAATGCGGGCTACCTGCTTGGCTCGATCATCGGCGGCACTTTGCTTTTGAAGTACGCCGGGCGGATGAACCGGCAGTTGCCGCGCTGGCTGGTGGCGGGAGTTAGCGGTTCCGCGCTCATGACCTTGCTGTTTGGCAGCACGCCTTACCCTTTGGCGGCTTTGCTGTTTTCCTTTGCGCTTGGTCCGTTTCTGGAGATTGCGCTGGTGAGCAAGCAGACGATTTTGCAGCAGGAGACAGAGCAAGCGGCATTGCCTTACGTCTTGTCTGCAAAAGGCACGCTCGACGCGCTTGTTTTCGGGCTGTCCTCGCTGGTGATGGGAGCTTTGGCCCAGTGGCTCGGCACGCGTGCCGTTTATTTGCTCTCTGGTCTGTTGCTGGCGGTGGCAGTTGGCTTGGCATGGCGGCTGTGGCAAAAGTGGCCCGCGCATGCAGGTGAGCAGGAGCAGGGGCAAACTTTTTAA
- a CDS encoding MFS transporter, with protein MEIWRRNLYVLCGSLFVVMVAMSMIMPFLPLYIQQDFGIDDPHQVTAWAGIIFGANFLTAGLVSPIWGNLADKHGRKIMILRSGYFMSITVALTGFAGSLWQLLALRLINGLVGGIIPASTALVASSVPKERIGWAQGLLQSFITAGTIMGPLFGGVLANQIGFRMIFVVTGSLLLLATLVITFTVKETFVPPEKKDRSSLKEDFQMIFSSKELPALFFVTVMIQFALFSIVPVLPIYISQLVSSEGAKVALWAGIVQAAMGIANVFASPQLGRLGDRFGSQKVLLFALLAAAFLFIPQGLVWTVWQLVVLRFLLGLSLGGLLPSVNALLRRATPAHMVSRVYGYNNSFVSIGSMLGPMIGGFMAGYVSINGVFFMTSAFLFINAGWVYYSFFRNKSVQSTESGIE; from the coding sequence ATGGAGATATGGCGACGCAATTTATACGTGCTATGTGGATCGCTGTTTGTCGTCATGGTCGCTATGAGCATGATTATGCCGTTTTTGCCGCTCTACATTCAGCAAGACTTCGGAATTGACGATCCGCACCAGGTAACGGCGTGGGCGGGGATCATTTTTGGGGCCAACTTTTTGACCGCAGGGCTGGTGTCCCCGATCTGGGGCAATCTGGCTGACAAGCACGGGCGCAAGATCATGATTTTGCGCTCCGGCTACTTCATGTCGATCACGGTTGCGCTGACGGGCTTTGCCGGAAGCTTGTGGCAGCTTTTGGCGCTGCGGCTGATTAACGGGCTTGTGGGCGGGATCATTCCGGCCAGCACGGCGCTCGTAGCTTCGTCTGTGCCGAAAGAACGGATCGGCTGGGCGCAGGGGTTACTGCAATCGTTTATTACGGCGGGCACGATCATGGGACCGCTTTTTGGCGGTGTGCTGGCGAATCAGATCGGCTTTCGGATGATCTTCGTGGTGACAGGCAGCCTGCTTTTGCTCGCTACTTTGGTCATTACGTTTACGGTAAAAGAGACGTTTGTTCCACCAGAAAAAAAGGACCGCTCCAGCCTGAAGGAAGATTTTCAGATGATCTTTTCGTCCAAAGAGCTGCCGGCGCTCTTTTTTGTAACCGTGATGATCCAGTTTGCGCTGTTCAGCATCGTGCCTGTCTTGCCGATCTACATCTCGCAGTTGGTCAGCTCGGAAGGGGCGAAGGTAGCGCTGTGGGCGGGAATTGTCCAGGCGGCGATGGGGATTGCCAACGTGTTCGCTTCTCCGCAGTTGGGACGGCTGGGAGATCGGTTCGGCTCGCAAAAAGTGCTGTTGTTCGCCTTGCTCGCGGCGGCCTTCCTGTTCATTCCGCAAGGGCTGGTCTGGACGGTGTGGCAACTGGTGGTCCTGCGCTTTTTGCTCGGGCTGTCGCTCGGCGGCTTGCTGCCTTCTGTCAACGCGCTGCTGCGCCGCGCAACCCCTGCGCATATGGTCAGCCGCGTCTACGGCTACAACAACAGCTTCGTCAGCATCGGGAGCATGCTCGGGCCGATGATCGGCGGCTTTATGGCCGGGTACGTGAGCATCAACGGCGTGTTTTTCATGACGAGCGCTTTTTTGTTCATCAACGCGGGCTGGGTGTACTACAGCTTTTTCCGCAACAAATCTGTACAGTCTACAGAATCTGGAATAGAATAA
- a CDS encoding ABC transporter ATP-binding protein has protein sequence MSIRRYLAYVMPYWKQILGTIFIGIIKFSIPLALPLLIKYVIDDLLPSPIPREEKLTQLFWLMLAAFLVFTVVRAPVEYIRQYYAQWVSSKILFDIRNQLYAHLQRLSMRYYNNTKTGEVISRVINDVESTKSFVETGLMNLWLDLITIGLTLLIMFSMDVELTLVAIVVFPLYSFSVKYFYKKLRQLTRERSAALARLQGYLYERVNGMALIRSFALESHESKGFAKENNQFLDKALEHTRWNARTFSVVNTVTDIAPLFVIAYAGYQVIGGSMSVGTLVAFYAYLERLYTPLRRLVNSSTVLTQAIASMDRMFEFLDESYDIVDSPHASELPVDPATGRIRGEIRFEHVSFRYREDGPLVLQDVNLTIKPGETVAIVGMSGGGKSSLISLLPRFWDVTEGRITIDGIDIRELKQQNLRHHIGLVQQDNILFSESAKINILMGNPAADQQAVEEAARAANAHDFISELPQGYDTELGERGVKLSGGQKQRIAIARVFLRNPGILILDEATSALDLESEHMIQESLARLTKGRTTLIVAHRLSTITHADKIVVMREGQIVEQGKHEELLAQKGVYHSLWSVQDFGTASETGAK, from the coding sequence TTGAGCATACGCCGCTATTTGGCATATGTCATGCCCTATTGGAAACAAATATTGGGGACCATATTCATAGGCATCATCAAATTTTCCATTCCGCTTGCTCTGCCGCTTCTCATCAAATACGTGATTGACGATCTGCTGCCAAGCCCGATTCCCCGCGAGGAAAAGCTGACGCAACTGTTCTGGCTGATGCTCGCCGCGTTTTTGGTGTTTACGGTGGTGCGTGCGCCTGTCGAGTACATTCGCCAATATTACGCGCAGTGGGTGTCCAGCAAAATTTTGTTTGACATTCGCAATCAGCTTTATGCCCATTTGCAGCGGCTCTCGATGCGCTACTACAACAACACGAAGACGGGCGAGGTCATTTCCCGGGTCATTAACGACGTGGAGTCCACGAAAAGCTTTGTGGAGACGGGCCTGATGAATTTGTGGCTCGATCTGATTACGATCGGCCTGACGCTGTTGATTATGTTTTCCATGGACGTCGAGCTGACGCTTGTCGCCATCGTCGTCTTTCCGCTGTACAGTTTTTCCGTCAAATACTTTTACAAAAAACTGCGCCAGTTGACGAGGGAGCGCTCTGCCGCGCTGGCCCGGCTGCAAGGATACTTGTACGAGCGCGTGAACGGCATGGCGCTGATCCGCAGCTTTGCGCTGGAGAGCCACGAGAGCAAAGGATTTGCCAAGGAAAACAACCAGTTTCTGGACAAGGCGCTGGAGCATACGCGCTGGAACGCGCGAACGTTTTCCGTCGTCAATACGGTCACCGATATCGCGCCGCTGTTCGTCATCGCCTACGCGGGCTACCAGGTGATCGGCGGCAGCATGAGCGTAGGGACGCTGGTGGCGTTTTACGCCTATTTGGAGCGTCTGTACACGCCGTTGCGGCGTCTGGTCAACTCCAGCACCGTTTTGACGCAAGCGATCGCCTCGATGGACCGGATGTTCGAGTTTCTCGACGAGTCCTACGACATCGTGGACAGTCCCCACGCGAGCGAGCTGCCTGTTGATCCTGCGACGGGGCGCATCCGGGGAGAAATTCGCTTTGAGCACGTTTCGTTCCGCTACCGGGAAGACGGGCCGCTCGTTTTGCAGGACGTGAACCTGACAATTAAACCAGGCGAGACCGTGGCGATCGTCGGGATGTCCGGCGGCGGAAAATCGTCTCTGATTAGCCTGTTGCCGCGTTTTTGGGATGTGACAGAAGGGCGGATTACGATAGATGGCATCGACATTCGCGAGCTGAAGCAGCAAAACTTGCGCCATCATATCGGCTTGGTGCAGCAGGATAATATTTTGTTTAGTGAATCTGCCAAAATCAATATCCTGATGGGGAATCCGGCGGCGGATCAGCAGGCTGTCGAGGAAGCGGCGCGCGCGGCCAACGCGCATGATTTTATCAGCGAGCTGCCCCAAGGCTACGACACCGAGCTGGGCGAGCGCGGCGTGAAGCTGTCCGGGGGTCAAAAGCAGCGAATTGCCATCGCGCGGGTTTTCTTGCGCAATCCGGGCATTCTCATTTTGGACGAGGCGACCTCTGCCCTTGATCTGGAGTCGGAGCACATGATTCAGGAGTCGCTGGCTCGCCTGACCAAAGGCCGGACGACGCTGATCGTGGCGCATCGCCTGTCTACGATCACGCATGCGGACAAGATCGTGGTCATGCGCGAGGGGCAAATTGTCGAGCAAGGCAAGCACGAGGAGCTGCTTGCGCAAAAAGGAGTGTACCATAGCCTGTGGAGCGTCCAGGATTTTGGAACAGCGTCTGAGACAGGCGCAAAGTGA
- a CDS encoding DUF402 domain-containing protein: MSPTPGSNIRIESYKHDHSLHRIWDKSTLIHTSDAVVIGGNDRVKVTEADGREWRTREPAICTFGRGQWFNTIAMIRDDGIYYYCNIGSPFSMKGQLLSYIDYDLDVKVFPDMTYSILDEEEFLLHSKQMNYPPFVVEKVQTALREVLDWVSARRGPFQNGFVQRWYERYLLVRDDEE; this comes from the coding sequence ATGTCACCAACTCCGGGCTCCAATATCCGCATTGAAAGCTATAAACACGATCATTCGCTGCACCGCATATGGGACAAATCCACGCTGATTCACACCAGTGATGCGGTGGTGATTGGGGGAAACGATCGGGTCAAGGTGACAGAAGCAGACGGGCGGGAGTGGCGCACGCGTGAGCCGGCCATTTGTACTTTTGGTCGGGGCCAGTGGTTCAATACCATTGCTATGATTCGCGACGACGGCATCTACTATTACTGCAACATTGGTTCGCCCTTCAGCATGAAGGGTCAGCTTCTTAGCTACATAGACTATGATCTCGATGTAAAGGTGTTTCCCGACATGACGTATTCGATTCTCGATGAAGAGGAGTTTCTGTTGCACAGCAAACAGATGAACTACCCTCCGTTTGTCGTGGAAAAAGTACAGACAGCGCTGCGAGAAGTGCTGGACTGGGTAAGCGCGCGCCGCGGCCCTTTTCAGAACGGCTTTGTTCAACGCTGGTACGAGCGGTATCTTTTAGTGCGAGACGATGAGGAATAA
- a CDS encoding GNAT family N-acetyltransferase, which yields MLIRPFRLGDYSAITSIWQQTGLDQSDTESLNDLAQQLAWDSDLVMVAEKDGRVVGVVVGTIDGARAYFYRLAVLPEMQGSGIGRELVSAIEKRFKQRGVNNVLIMVNQANPEVLPFYLSLGYEVQKFVTLSKKLSS from the coding sequence ATGCTGATTCGTCCGTTTCGGCTCGGTGACTATTCGGCTATCACAAGTATCTGGCAACAGACGGGTTTGGACCAATCGGACACGGAGTCGTTGAACGATTTGGCCCAACAGTTGGCATGGGACAGCGATTTGGTTATGGTTGCGGAAAAAGACGGCAGAGTTGTTGGGGTCGTGGTCGGCACGATCGACGGAGCGCGCGCCTATTTTTACCGGCTGGCTGTTCTCCCCGAGATGCAAGGTTCCGGCATTGGCCGCGAACTCGTGTCTGCCATCGAAAAGCGCTTCAAACAACGAGGCGTCAACAACGTCCTGATTATGGTCAATCAGGCGAATCCGGAAGTCCTTCCGTTTTACCTTTCGCTTGGCTACGAAGTACAAAAATTTGTTACGCTTTCCAAAAAGCTCTCTTCCTAA